CACGGCGAGCACAGGAAAGCGGTGGCGCCGGCTTTCTCCCTCGATCGAATGAACGCGTTCGGCGAGCAGGTCCGCTTGTGGTGCGCCGAAATCCTCGACGACCTGCCGATCGGCGCAGCTTTCGATTGGGTCGATCGCGTGTCGATCGGGCTCACCGCACGCACCCTCGCGCTTCTGCTCGGAGTGCCCCAGGCACATGCGCGTGACCTCATCCGCTGGTCCGAGGCCGCCGTGGCCCTTCCCGGCCACCCCCTGTTCCCGACGATCGAGGCGAAGCTCGCCGCCTTGCACGAATGCTTCGCGATGTTCGACTCGATCTGGGAGAAGCGGCTCAGCGATCCGAGCGGCGGCGACCTCGTATCACTCCTCGCCAGTCGCCCGGAAACGCGCAACATGGCGAAAGCGGAATTTCACGGAAACATCCTCCTGCTTCTCGTCGGCGGCAACGACACGACCCGCAACAGCATCAGCGGGAGCGTCGTGGCGTTCGATCGCCACCCTGCGGAGCTGGCCAAGCTTCGCGCGGACCCCGGCCTCATTCGCAACCTGGCACCGGAGATCTTCCGTTGGCAGACGCCCCTGGCTCACATGCGCCGCACGGCCGTGCGAGACGTCGATTTCGAAGGCCGGCGGATCCGCAAGGGCGACAAGGTCGTCTTGTGGTATCTGTCCGCCAATCGTGACGAGAGGATTTTCGACGAGGGCGATGCGTTCGTGATCGATCGACGCAACGCGCGCCGTCAGCTCGCCCTCGGCGCCGGCATCCATCGATGCATTGGGGCGCGGGCCGCCGAATTGCAGGTGCGGATCTTGTGGGAGGAGATCCTCAAGCGCTTCCGGCGGATCGACGTGACGGCTGCGCCGAGAAGGACACCTTCCTGCTTCATCCACGGGTTCCAGGATCTGATCGTCAAGATCCCGGAGCGCGCGTGACGCCGCCAAGAGCAACTGCCGCAGCGCCTCGGCGCAGGCGGCGGGAAGACTTGCCCAATGTCGTGCGAATGCCGACGGCAAACGATCAAGCGGCGCTTCATCCCGGCTGCCAAGCACCGGACTCCTGGTAAAGGGCGTCGCGCAGGGCCCTCACCTTGCGGT
The nucleotide sequence above comes from Sphingosinicella sp. BN140058. Encoded proteins:
- a CDS encoding cytochrome P450, with protein sequence MNAPWNAPEHAQSLKDQIDGLPIEQLDVGRPDYFELGVAEHALHRLRREAPVHYCAGGLYGAYWSITRHRDVEAIELDPQTFSSDHFNGGITIASHPDEPQFFPAFISMDPPRHGEHRKAVAPAFSLDRMNAFGEQVRLWCAEILDDLPIGAAFDWVDRVSIGLTARTLALLLGVPQAHARDLIRWSEAAVALPGHPLFPTIEAKLAALHECFAMFDSIWEKRLSDPSGGDLVSLLASRPETRNMAKAEFHGNILLLLVGGNDTTRNSISGSVVAFDRHPAELAKLRADPGLIRNLAPEIFRWQTPLAHMRRTAVRDVDFEGRRIRKGDKVVLWYLSANRDERIFDEGDAFVIDRRNARRQLALGAGIHRCIGARAAELQVRILWEEILKRFRRIDVTAAPRRTPSCFIHGFQDLIVKIPERA